The genomic interval GATCGCGTCGTGGTCGAGAAGCACGGCAGCGATCCCGCGACGACGAACAACCGCATGGAGCTCACGGCCCTGATCGAGGCCTTCCGTGCGCTTCCCGACGACGCGCGCACGACGGTGTTCTCCGATAGCGAGCTCTGCGTGAAGACGGTGAACGAGTGGGCCGCGGGATGGGAGCGCAACGGCTGGAAGCGCAAGACCGGGCCGATCGCGAACCTCGAGCTCGTGCAGACCCTGTACCGGCTCGCCCGCGCGCATCCGCGCGTGGAGCTGCGCTGGATTCGCGCCCACGACGGCTCGCGCTGGAACGAGTACGTCGACGCGCTGGCGAACAGCTTCCTGCGCGAGCGCTGAGCGGCGCCCCGGCCTCAGACCGGAATCAGCGCTCCGCGCACGCCCTCGCTCTCCGGGCGGGTGAGCCAGTGGATCACCTCGGCGATCCGCGCGGGCGCAGTCCAGCTCGAAAAATCCGCGTCGGGCATCGCCGCCCGGTTGGCCGGCGTGTCGATGGTCGCCGGCACGACCGCGTTCGCTCGAACGCCGCTGGCCGCTAGCTCGCGCTGCAGCGTCAGGGTCAGCGCGTGCACGCCGGACTTCGCCGCGGCGTACGCGGCCAGACCGGCCGGGCACTCGTACGCGGCGCGCGAGCCGACGTTCACGATCGAGCCGCGCCCGCGCGCGAGCATTCCGGGCAGGACCGCCCGGCTCATCGCGACCGCGGTCCGCAGGTTGATCCGGAGCATCCGCTCCCAGACGTCGAGCTCCGTCTCGTGAACACCGGTGCCGCCCGTGAACCCGCCCACGCCGTTCACCAGAACCTCCGCTCCGGGAAGCGCCTCCGCGGCGGCCCGGGCGCCCGATTCCTCGGTCAGGTCGGCTCGCACCAGGACCAGGCGGCCCGCGGCCAGGGCGCGGGCCTCTTCGGCCTCGATCGCGTCGCGCTCGCTCGCGACGATCCACGGCACCACGACCCGGTCACCGGCCGCCAGGAACCGGGCCAGGTTGGCGCGGCCTAACGCACCGCTTCCACCCGTCACGATGACCACGCGATCTGACTGAGCTTCTTTCATGGAAGTCAGAGTACCCGAATGCCCTCGCGGCGTTACGGCCGGATCCCCCTGCGGGTCGGAGGCCAGAAAACCCCTTTACTCCGGAGCCGTTCTCTTCTATATCCAGTCTTGAATTTCCTTGAACTCCCCGGTTCGCGTCCCCCGACGCATCCAGTCGACACAGGAGAGGCGATGAGTGCTCCGGCCGAGTCCGTTCTGCGCCCCGGTCCCGGCCTGGCGGCCGGGCTGCGCGAGGTCGCCCTGCCCGATGCGGCGGCACAGAACGGGAAGGAAGCGGGCTACTTCCTGGTGGAGGACGGCGGAACGTTCCGCCAGGTTCGGCTGCGCGGCGACTCGCGCGTCTGGGAATGGCCGGGGGTGTACGAGCAGCTGGTTCGAACGCTGTTGCGCGGCAATGCGCCGGGCGCGCTGAGCCACATGCTCGATCGACAGCTGCGGGCCGCCGGCAAGAGCGCCGCGGATCTGCGCGTGATCGACCTCGGCGCGGGCAACGGCTGGATGGGCGAGGAGCTCGCCTCGCTGGGAATTCCGATGGTGATCGGAATCGACTCGGTGAACGCCGCGGTGCTCGCGGCGGAACGCGATCACCCGGACGTGTACCAGAGCTACCTGCTGCTCGACATGCGGCGGCTCTCCGAGGCGCAGCGCGACGACCT from Deltaproteobacteria bacterium carries:
- a CDS encoding ribonuclease HI, translated to MSRPRNGALLTPAQVLEKHHGGPKSGVFTDGACEGNPGPGGWGFVWVDDDRVVVEKHGSDPATTNNRMELTALIEAFRALPDDARTTVFSDSELCVKTVNEWAAGWERNGWKRKTGPIANLELVQTLYRLARAHPRVELRWIRAHDGSRWNEYVDALANSFLRER
- a CDS encoding SDR family NAD(P)-dependent oxidoreductase, with translation MKEAQSDRVVIVTGGSGALGRANLARFLAAGDRVVVPWIVASERDAIEAEEARALAAGRLVLVRADLTEESGARAAAEALPGAEVLVNGVGGFTGGTGVHETELDVWERMLRINLRTAVAMSRAVLPGMLARGRGSIVNVGSRAAYECPAGLAAYAAAKSGVHALTLTLQRELAASGVRANAVVPATIDTPANRAAMPDADFSSWTAPARIAEVIHWLTRPESEGVRGALIPV
- a CDS encoding class I SAM-dependent methyltransferase is translated as MPSRRYGRIPLRVGGQKTPLLRSRSLLYPVLNFLELPGSRPPTHPVDTGEAMSAPAESVLRPGPGLAAGLREVALPDAAAQNGKEAGYFLVEDGGTFRQVRLRGDSRVWEWPGVYEQLVRTLLRGNAPGALSHMLDRQLRAAGKSAADLRVIDLGAGNGWMGEELASLGIPMVIGIDSVNAAVLAAERDHPDVYQSYLLLDMRRLSEAQRDDLMNYDFNCLVCVDALAADEPAPNAFTEAFNLLAPDGWVAFHLNAETAEGGRDSRFARTVHRMIQSGAMNVATQQRYRHRFTTYGAPLFHVGVIARKVRDFEP